Genomic window (Streptomyces sp. LX-29):
GCCCCGGCGCCGCAGCCGATGTCGAGGACGCGTTCGCCGGCCTGGATGGCGGCGGCGTCGAGCAGGGGCTGGTTGAATCCGGCGTTCACGGCGTCCCAGCGGTCCTGGTGGGCGGCCCAGTGGGCCCCTTCGTAGCCGTTCCATGCCTGCGCCTGGGTGGTGTTGGCGAAATCGCGCATGCGGAAGACCTCCTGCGGAGTAGGCGACGCCCTAGAATGGGCGGGTGCCCAAATAGTATGGGCGTATGCCCATACTGGCAACGCCCATAGTTCTGGAGGGATCTGATGTCACCGCGTGGAGTAGCCATTCCCGATCTGCGTGAGCGCCTGTTCGACGCCGCGGAGCGCGTCGTGGCCAGGGACGGCGCCGCCGCCCTGACCAGCAGGGCGGTCACCGACGAGGCGGGCTGCGCCAAGGGGGTGCTGCACACGCACTTCGCGGGGCTGGACATGTTCGTCGCCGAACTCGTCCTGGACCGCTTCGCCCGCACGGCAGCGCTGGCGCAAGCACTGCCGGGGCAGGCCGGCACGGGAGTGGTGGCCGAGAACCTCGCGACGGTGGCGTCGGCGGTGCTGACCCTGGACCCGGGCGTCGTGGGGTTGGCGGTGACCCGGCCGGGGGCCGCACAGCGGGTCCGCGAGGCCTGGCAGGCGGGCGCTCCGGGCTTCGGCCTGATCCAGGAGGCGATCCAGGGCTACCTGACCGCAGAGCAGCGGCTGGGGCGGGTGAGGCCGGGAGTGGACGCCGACTGCGTGGCGCTGGCCCTGGTGGGAACCCTGCACCATCTGCTGATGACCGGCTGGGCGGGCCTGCCGGACCCGGGGGCCCAGGTCGAGCGGCTCATCCACGCGCTCGTCGACGCACCCTGAGCGGACGCCAGACCCGAACCGCACACGCGAGGCCGCCCGCTCGGGCGGCACACGCAAGGCAGCCCCGCTCGGGTGGCACGCGCAAGGCCGCCCCGCTCGGGCGCACGCGGCGGCGACAGGTCGTTCACCGGCGAGAGCGCCAGAAGGGGGACGGAAACGTCAGCCGGACGGCGCCGTGGTCGCCGGAGCCCGGACCTCCAGGACGGTCGCCGTACCGGACACGGTTCGGTCCTCGTGCAGGGTGATCCGCCGCCCGACCTCGACATGGCTCCAATGGGCGGGGCCGTAAGCGCCGAAAGGATCCCCCTGGCCTGGGGCATGAAGATCAGTTAGCCTATTGCGAGACGGAACGGTTCGTCGCGTTGTCTCGGGGCGATGTGCGGGCGAGGTCCGCCGCACACCCGCGGCTCTCGACTCATACGCCATGTGTCGAAGGAGCGGGATTCCATGACCAGTGGCAAGTGTTGGTTCATCACCGGCGGCTCCCGTGGCCTGGGCCGCGCCTTCGCCGAGGCCGCGCTGGCCGCCGGGGAGCGTGTCGTCGTCGCGGCCCGCGATGTCGAGCCACTGGCCGAGTTGGCGGCCGCGCACCCGGACACGCTGGTACGGCTCACCCTGGACGTCTCCGATCGCCAAGCCGTGTTCGAGACGGTGGAACGGGCGGTGGCGGCCTTCGGTCGTCTCGATGTCGTCGTCAACAACGCCGGCGGCCTGTTGTACGGCATGGTGGAGGAGGCCACGGAGGAGCAGATCCGGAGCCACCTCGACGTCAACTTCTTCGGGGCCGTGTGGGTGGCTCAGGCCGTGGTCCCCCATCTGCGCGCCCAGGGCTCGGGACACATCCTCCAGGTCACCTCGATGGGCACCGGCGGCGGCATGGCCTCCGTCGGCTTCTACGGGGCGGGCAAGGCGGCACTCGACTCCGTCAGCGAGGCCCTCGCCATGGAGGTCGAGCAGTTCGGGATCAAGGTCACCATCGTGCAGATGGGCGGCTACTCCACCGGACTGTTCACCGCCGGCACCACGATGACCTCGTCCGACCCGATGTACGCGGCGCTACGCGCCCAGTTGGCGGAGATGTGGGGAGACGACGCCGGCCCCGACCCGAGCACCGCCGCCGAGGTCGTCATGGAGCTGGCCGCGCTGCCGGACCCGCCGCGCCGCCTGATCGTCGGCAGCCGATCGTTCGACCTCGTCCAGGAGATGGACCGGGCCCGCGTCGAGCAGTACCGGGCCTGGGAAACCCTCAGCCGCATGGTGCCGGGCTGACATCCCGTCGGAGCCTGCCGTCCAGCTCGAGCGGGCACCCCGCGGGGCGGGGGAACCGACTGGGCGCGCCCGCGCGCCTGGTCCGTGACTCCGTATCGGTCTCCGACGCCGGGAATAGCGGGCGCCCGCTCGGACTTGGCTTCAGACATGACCGCGACCCCTTTCAACCCGCGCGCGCTGCTCGCGGGGAGCCGACTCGGCGTCCTGGCGACCATCAAGTCCGACGGCCGCCCCCAGCTCTCCCCCGTCATGCCCTTCTACGACCAGGAAGCCGACGTCATCCACGTTTCGATGACCGAAGGGCGAGCCAAGACGGTGAACCTACGTCGGGACCCGCGAGCCACGCTGGAAGTCACCAGCCCCGACGGATGGGCCTGGGCCACCGCCGAAGGCATGGCGACGCTCACCGGGCCGGGAACCGACCCGAACGGCCCCGAGGTCGAGGCGTTGGTGCGCTACTACCGCCTCGCCGCCGGGGAGCACCCGGACTGGGAGGAGTACCGTTCGGTGATGGTCGCGGACCGCAGGGTGCTCATGACGATGACGGTGGACCACGTGTACGGCGCCAAGCTCCGCTGACAACGCGTCGGATATCCCTGCGGAGCCCTTGCTTCTCGTGCCCGCGCGCTCGCGGGCACGAGGCGTTCACGGTGGCGCCTCGACCTCCAACCAGCGGTGGCGACGCGCCCCGCGGTACTCCAGGGTCTGCCAGCCGAGGTCCCGCAGCGCGCGGGCGCATCGCTGGAGCTGCTCGTGCTGCTCGTAGACGGCCCCGCTGCCGGGTGGGCCGAGCCACTCCACGCGGACGGCCCCTTCGTCGCGGCTCACGCGGTAGCCGGTGGCCGTGCGCCGGCCGTCGGCCGCCACGACCGAGGCGGGGATCCGGGCCGCCTCCAGGGCCAGGGCGATGGCGCGCACAGGCCGCAGCCGCTCCCACTCGGCGGGCACCGACACCGACCTGCCGGCCTGCGGGTTCATCAGTGCTCGAATCTGCCGCAGCCCGGCCAGGGCCTGGTGTACGGCGGCCGCGCGAGCATCGGGGCTCTGGTCGGACGGGCTCTCGTCTCCGGTGGCCGCGTGGAAGCCCGGCAGGGTGTGGGTCATACGTCCTCCCGGGGGACGTGAGCCTGGGACTGGACAGGGCGGTCGGGTCTGCCGAGCCCCATGATGCCCTCCGGGTCTGACACCCGAGCCGAGCCGAATGGCGAGAGCGGGACCGCCCCATCCGAGCTGGGGCGATCCGTTGGGGCGATCCGCTCGGCGGCCGTTCGGGGGGCTCCACCCCTCGCTGCCCTCGTCGCCCCCGTTCGTCACGGCCGCCTGCCGTCGATCGTCGCGGCCCCGCCGTAGTTCGTCGGGCGCCCGCCGGCGTCGCGCGTGATCCTGCCGTCGATCGCCGTGGCCCCACCCCGGGCGCCACGCGTGGCCCCGTCGCCACGAGAAGCCGATTCACACCTTTCCTCATATGATCCGAAACCTATGGATAGATCCCCATGTCGAGCGGGGTCACGTCCCGTGCCGTCCCGCCGCTCCAGATCGAAGCAATCCGTGACGTCGGCTCTGTGAGGGAGATTCTTTTCGATGGCCACCAAGAAGCGGAGCGCTACGTCTCCCCCCGGACCGGACAAGCTGATCGAGTCGCTCAGGCGGTTCATCCGGACCCAGGGGCCCGGCTACCTCCAGGACCCGAACGTGTCATCGATCGGCATCGGCTACAAGGAGAAGAGAGGGCGGCGGAAGAAGGAGATCTCGCTCCAGTTCACGGTCGACCGAAAGGTGGCACCGGAGGGCATGCGGGCGCTGGGGACCACCCCACTCCCGGACTCGATCACCGTGGACGGCGTCGCGGTGCCGACCGATGTCATCGAACGCCGTTACGAGACCCACTTCGACGTGGTTCCGGAGCCGGAGATCCCGGACCGCAAGAAGCGTCTGGACCCGATCATGCCCGGCGCGAGCGTCGCGCACGTCAAGTCCTCGGCGGGGACCATCGGCGCCATCGTCTTCGACAAGAACGACGGAACGCCCTACATCCTGAGCAACTGGCACGTCCTGCACGGCCGGCGCGGCACGCTGGGCGACGACGTCGCCCAACCGGGCCCGCATGACGACAACCGGGTGACCCGCAACCGTGTCGGCACCGTGAAGCGGTCGCATCTGGGGATGGCGGGGGACTGTGCGGTGGCGACGATCGAGAACCGGGGCTTCGACCCCGAGATCCATGAACTCGGCGTCGTTCCCAAGGAGCTGGGCGAACCGGCGCTCGACGACAAGGTCGTCAAGAGCGGTCGCACCACCGGTGTCACCCACGGCATCGTGCGGCGTATCGAGACCCTCATCATGCTCGACTACGGGCCGGGGGTCGGCACGCAGACCATCGGCGGCTTCGAGGTCGGCGTGGACCCCGACAACCCGCCCGGGGACGGAGAGGTCAGCCTGGGCGGCGACTCGGGCTCGGTGTGGATGTTCAAGACGCGCGGCGGGAAGCCCAGCAACGTCATGGCGGGCCTCCACTTCGGCGGCGAGAGCGCCAACAGTCCCGACGAGCACGCGCTGGCCTGCATCCCCCGCTCGGTCTTCGAGAAGCTGGAGATCAGCCTGGCGCCCCCGGCGCTCGAAGCGGCCGAGGTCATCACCGGCTATGACCCGGACTTCCTGGTGAAGCGGATCGATCCCCCCAAGCTCAACGCGGCCATCGTGAACGACGCGGTCAAGGTCAACGGCTCCGAGATCATCCCGTATGTGCACTTCTCCCTGGCGCACAGCACCTCACGGCGCTTCGCGTTCTGGGTGGGCTGGAACATCGACGGTGGTTCGCTGAAGCGACTGAGCCGCAACGGCATCAAGTTCGTCAAGGACCAGCGTCTGCCGGCCGAAGTCCAGGTGGGCAACGAGGTGTACGGGGCCAGACGGCTCGACCGCGGACACATCGCACGCCGTGCCGACCTGTTGTGGGGCAGTCCGGCCGAAGCCAAGGTGGCCAACACCGATTCGTTCTTCTTCACCAACATCACCCCGCAGATGGAGGACTTCAACCAGAGCAACAAGGGCGGGCTGTGGGGGAAGCTGGAGGACGCCATCTTCGAGGACGTCGAGGTCGACGACCTGAAGGTCAGCGCGTTCGGCGGGCCCGTCTTCCAGGACGACGACCGCCTCTTCCGTGGGGTGCGGATCCCCCGGGAGTTCTGGAAGGTCATCGCGTTCTCCGAGCAGGGTGTGCTCAAGGCCAAGGCGTTCCTGCTCACACAGAACCTCAACCAGCTCGAAGCCCTGGAGCTGGACGAGTTCCTCGTCTTCCAGGTCAACCTGGGCGAGGTGGAGGCGCGCGGCCGGCTCCGCTTCCCCACCGTGCTGCACCAGGCGGACACCCTCGTGGTGCCCGAAGCGCTCGAGGACAGGGAGCCCCTCCGAAGTCTCGCCGACATCCAGTGGCACTGAAGAATCGATCCCGCACCCCGGGCGGCCGCGCCGGAACCGCGGTGGGACCTCGGAACTCACGGCGCGCCCGGGGAGCCGGCGGATGCCGGTTCCCCATGGGACCCGAGTGGCGACCCCGTGCGCGGCCGGGCGGGGTCTGCCCATCGCCTTGACTTCAACTTAACTTCATCTTTTACGGTGCTCACACCAGCGACCAACCACGCGAAGCGGGGAGCGGCACCATGACCACCCACCAGATGTCCGACACCGAGCTCGCCGGCCAGCCGGCCGCCTACTGGACCGGACTGGCCTACGAGGCCCTCATCGCGTTCACCCGGGCCCGACAGGCGGAACTCGGCTTCACCCAGCCCCAGTACTGGCTGCTGCGCAACCTGTCGCGAAACGACCTCTCCCCCGACGGCCACGGCATGACCCTCCCCGAACTCCAGCAGGCCATGAGCTCGTACCTCAGGCCCGAAGACGACCTGAAGTCCGAGGCGGACGTCCTCCTGGAGCGCGGCTGGCTCACCCGCGACGACGCGGGACGACTGTGGATCACCGAGCCGGGCGAGTCGGCCCGAGCCGACCTCAAGCGACACACCCCCGCCATCCGCGACCGCATCCACCAGGGCATCGACGACGCCGACTACGTCACCACCCTGCGGGTACTCCAGCGGATGATCCACAACACCGGCGACACCCCGGCCTGACCGGACCCGG
Coding sequences:
- a CDS encoding DNA/RNA non-specific endonuclease is translated as MATKKRSATSPPGPDKLIESLRRFIRTQGPGYLQDPNVSSIGIGYKEKRGRRKKEISLQFTVDRKVAPEGMRALGTTPLPDSITVDGVAVPTDVIERRYETHFDVVPEPEIPDRKKRLDPIMPGASVAHVKSSAGTIGAIVFDKNDGTPYILSNWHVLHGRRGTLGDDVAQPGPHDDNRVTRNRVGTVKRSHLGMAGDCAVATIENRGFDPEIHELGVVPKELGEPALDDKVVKSGRTTGVTHGIVRRIETLIMLDYGPGVGTQTIGGFEVGVDPDNPPGDGEVSLGGDSGSVWMFKTRGGKPSNVMAGLHFGGESANSPDEHALACIPRSVFEKLEISLAPPALEAAEVITGYDPDFLVKRIDPPKLNAAIVNDAVKVNGSEIIPYVHFSLAHSTSRRFAFWVGWNIDGGSLKRLSRNGIKFVKDQRLPAEVQVGNEVYGARRLDRGHIARRADLLWGSPAEAKVANTDSFFFTNITPQMEDFNQSNKGGLWGKLEDAIFEDVEVDDLKVSAFGGPVFQDDDRLFRGVRIPREFWKVIAFSEQGVLKAKAFLLTQNLNQLEALELDEFLVFQVNLGEVEARGRLRFPTVLHQADTLVVPEALEDREPLRSLADIQWH
- a CDS encoding MarR family winged helix-turn-helix transcriptional regulator, with the translated sequence MTTHQMSDTELAGQPAAYWTGLAYEALIAFTRARQAELGFTQPQYWLLRNLSRNDLSPDGHGMTLPELQQAMSSYLRPEDDLKSEADVLLERGWLTRDDAGRLWITEPGESARADLKRHTPAIRDRIHQGIDDADYVTTLRVLQRMIHNTGDTPA
- a CDS encoding PPOX class F420-dependent oxidoreductase, with protein sequence MTATPFNPRALLAGSRLGVLATIKSDGRPQLSPVMPFYDQEADVIHVSMTEGRAKTVNLRRDPRATLEVTSPDGWAWATAEGMATLTGPGTDPNGPEVEALVRYYRLAAGEHPDWEEYRSVMVADRRVLMTMTVDHVYGAKLR
- a CDS encoding SDR family NAD(P)-dependent oxidoreductase; this translates as MTSGKCWFITGGSRGLGRAFAEAALAAGERVVVAARDVEPLAELAAAHPDTLVRLTLDVSDRQAVFETVERAVAAFGRLDVVVNNAGGLLYGMVEEATEEQIRSHLDVNFFGAVWVAQAVVPHLRAQGSGHILQVTSMGTGGGMASVGFYGAGKAALDSVSEALAMEVEQFGIKVTIVQMGGYSTGLFTAGTTMTSSDPMYAALRAQLAEMWGDDAGPDPSTAAEVVMELAALPDPPRRLIVGSRSFDLVQEMDRARVEQYRAWETLSRMVPG
- a CDS encoding TetR/AcrR family transcriptional regulator — encoded protein: MSPRGVAIPDLRERLFDAAERVVARDGAAALTSRAVTDEAGCAKGVLHTHFAGLDMFVAELVLDRFARTAALAQALPGQAGTGVVAENLATVASAVLTLDPGVVGLAVTRPGAAQRVREAWQAGAPGFGLIQEAIQGYLTAEQRLGRVRPGVDADCVALALVGTLHHLLMTGWAGLPDPGAQVERLIHALVDAP